Proteins co-encoded in one Cricetulus griseus strain 17A/GY chromosome 1 unlocalized genomic scaffold, alternate assembly CriGri-PICRH-1.0 chr1_1, whole genome shotgun sequence genomic window:
- the LOC100769836 gene encoding ATP-binding cassette sub-family G member 3-like isoform X2 — protein sequence MSSNDDPVAIPMIERKPNDLPGMDTSDLNTFTGEAVLSFHNISYRETVQSGFPFRKKTCVIERLSNINGIMKPGLNAIMGPQDGSRSLLLDVLAARKDPHGLSGDILINGKPRPANFKCTSGYVPQNDMVMPTMTVRENVEFSAALRIPISVTRDEKRRRINEVLELLHLDEESNVKPRSIELRKRTSIAMELVTGHPILFLDDPTTDLDLRTTTDVFLILRRMSMRGWTIIFSINQPPYSIFRCFDSLTLVTSGKVMFHGPAQEALEYFTSAGYNYDSHNNPADFFLDVINGSSSAKLDTEEDNHEADKHKQLSEKKHQVTEKLANMFAQSSLYIEMKTQLDPLLGVQKAGRSSVLEEITCVTPFWHQLWWIICRSFKNIQCFSWVTVTQAIIAVIVAVFVGTTFHFLEHDCIDVQRRVVLLLMLTGLQCTTSLSTGELFVMDNDRFLHEHTSGYYSVSSYFLGKLLAELVPRRLLQSITFTVTIFIIAGIKTDVKGFFTMIFTAMMLAYSASSLALTLGAGENTAAVPTQLIIIYFMFMLFISGTSLYSIDFIQDLSWIQYFSIPHYGFTALQHNEFLEQNFCPEHKTAEISRCQDYVICTGEEFLTIRGIDLSPWGFWKNHVALACIMIILLSMACIKLLVLKKKRHFKIVAAEM from the exons ATGTCTTCCAATGATGACCCTGTTGCAATCCCAATGATAGAAAGAAAGCCCAATGACCTTCCTGGAATGGACACCAGTGACCTGAACACATTCACTGGAGAGGCTGTGTTAAGTTTTCATAACATCAGCTATCGAGAAACAGTGCAGAGTGGCTTTCCATTTCGTAAAAAAACTTGTGTGATAGAAAGACTATCAAATATCAA TGGCATTATGAAACCTGGCCTCAATGCCATCATGGGACCTCAGGACggaagcagatcttt ATTATTAGATGTCTTAGCTGCAAGGAAAGATCCACATGGATTATCAGGAGATATTTTGATAAATGGAAAACCTCGACCTGCTAATTTCAAATGTACTTCTGGTTATGTCCCACAA AATGACATGGTGATGCCCACAATGACTGTGAGAGAGAATGTAGAGTTCTCAGCAGCTCTTCGAATTCCAATATCTGTAACAAGAGATGAAAAAAGAAGGCGGATTAATGAGGTCCTTGAACTTCTGCATCTGGATGAGGAGTCAAATGTCAAG CCTAGATCTATTGAGCTCAGGAAGAGGACCAGTATAGCAATGGAGCTGGTCACCGGGCATCCCATTTTGTTCCTGGATGATCCCACCACTGATTTAGACTTGAGAACTACTACTGATGTCTTCTTGATCCTAAGAAG GATGTCTATGAGAGGATGGACAATTATCTTCTCCATTAATCAGCCCCCGTACTCCATCTTCAGATGTTTTGATAGTCTCACCTTAGTGACCTCAGGAAAAGTCATGTTTCATGGCCCTGCACAGGAGGCCTTGGAGTACTTCACATCTGCAG GTTACAACTATGATTCCCACAACAACCCTGCAGACTTCTTCCTGGATGTCATTAATGGAAGTTCCTCTGCTAAATTAGACACAGAGGAAGATAACCATGAAG CCGACAAACATAAACAGCTTTCTGAGAAAAAGCACCAAGTCACAGAAAAATTAGCCAATATGTTTGCCCAGTCCTCCTTATACATCGAAATGAAAACTCAACTAGATCCACTCTTGGGGGTacagaaggcaggaaggagctcAGTCTTGGAGGAGATCACGTGTGTCACCCCTTTCTGGCATCAGCTCTGGTGGATTATCTGTCGTTCATTCAAAAACATCCAGTGTTTTTCTTGGGTCACTGTGACTCAG GCAATTATTGCAGTCATAGTGGCCGTATTTGTGGGTACCACTTTCCATTTCCTAGAACATGATTGTATTGACGTCCAGAGAAG AGTTGTCTTGCTCCTCATGCTCACAGGGTTGCAGTGTACCACAAGCTTGTCTACCGGGGAGCTCTTTGTGATGGACAACGATCGCTTTCT ACATGAGCATACCAGTGGATACTACAGTGTGTCATCATATTTCCTTGGGAAATTGCTGGCTGAGCTGGTACCCAGGAGGTTATTGCAAAGTATTACATTTACTGTTACAATATTCATCATAGCag GAATAAAAACAGATGTGAAGGGTTTCTTCACTATGATATTTACTGCCATGATGTTGGCTTATTCTGCCAGTTCCCTGGCCCTGactttgggggcaggggagaataCAGCAGCTGTACCAACACAACTCATAATTATCTATTTTATGTTCATGCTG TTTATCTCAGGTACATCACTATATTCCATAGACTTCATACAGGACCTGTCATGGATTCAGTACTTTAGCATTCCTCATTATGGATTTACA GCTTTGCAGCACAATGAATTCTTGGAACAAAACTTCTGTCCAGAACACAAAACAGCAGAAATCAGCAGATGTCAGGACTATGTAAT ATGTACTGGTGAAGAATTCTTGACAATCAGAGGCATCGACTTATCACCATGGGGCTTCTGGAAGAATCATGTGGCCTTAGCTTGTATAATGATTATCCTCTTATCAATGGCCTGTATAAAACTATTAGTTCTTAAGAAAAAGAGGCACTTTAAAATt